A single region of the Kryptolebias marmoratus isolate JLee-2015 linkage group LG10, ASM164957v2, whole genome shotgun sequence genome encodes:
- the keap1a gene encoding kelch-like ECH-associated protein 1A isoform X1 — protein MHCSLRRKRPACDSDFSAIVVPSMRGSGYLDYTVESHASRSFLAMDEFRRHEVLCDLVLRVTCKERATNFKVHKVVLASSSAYFRAMFTRGFKECSASEVTLRDVCPEVVGRLIDFAYTSRITVGEKCVLHLLLAATRFQMEDVAKACCDFLTKHLEPANVIGISRFAEEIGCTKLHETCRTYISSHFGEVTKEEEFFSLSHCQLLELISQDSLKVLCESEVYKACTNWVRWDMESRSQYLHALLNAVHIYALPPKFLKNQLLSCPILSKANSCKDFLSKIFQEMTLMKLPPPPNRGSQLIYMAGGYRQLSLSTMKAFDPSRNVWIKMANMETACSGLGACTLFGLIYTVGGRNLSLENNLDSSALCCYNPISNQWSQRASLNIPRNRVGVGVVDGCIYAVGGSQGSVHHNTVERWDPESNRWSFVCPMSVARLGAGVAACRGALYVVGGYDGQNRWNTAEKYQPDTNTWQQLAPMNTIRSGLGLVCLSSYLYAIGGYDGQSQLCTTERYNIPKNIWEPRASMQHCRSAHGVTVHQGRIYVFGGYNQHGFLSSVECYCPDRNEWTFVTDMPNGLSGMGITVTMEPCPGCMAEQEDDEDEDISK, from the exons ATGCATTGCAGCCTGAGGAGGAAACGGCCCGCGTGCGACTCGGACTTCTCCGCCATCGTGGTGCCCTCCATGCGTGGCTCCGGGTACCTGGACTACACGGTGGAGAGCCACGCCTCGCGCTCCTTCCTGGCTATGGACGAGTTCAGGCGGCACGAGGTGTTGTGCGACCTGGTGCTGCGGGTCACGTGCAAGGAGAGGGCCACGAACTTCAAG GTGCACAAGGTGGTCCTGGCCTCCAGCAGCGCTTACTTCAGGGCCATGTTCACCAGGGGCTTCAAGGAGTGCAGCGCCTCCGAGGTCACGCTGCGCGACGTCTGCCCGGAGGTGGTGGGGCGCCTGATCGACTTCGCCTACACGTCGCGCATCACCGTGGGCGAGAAGTGCGTCCTGCATCTCCTCCTGGCTGCCACGAG GTTTCAGATGGAGGACGTGGCCAAAGCTTGCTGCGATTTCCTCACCAAGCACCTGGAGCCGGCCAACGTCATCGGCATCTCCCGCTTCGCGGAGGAGATCGGGTGCACGAAGCTGCACGAGACGTGCCGAACGTACATCAGCTCACACTTCGGTGAG GTGACCAAAGAGGAGGAGTTTTTCAGCCTGTCTCACTGCCAGCTACTGGAGCTCATCAGTCAGGACAGCCTGAAGGTGCTCTGTGAGTCCGAG GTGTACAAAGCGTGCACGAACTGGGTCCGCTGGGACATGGAGAGCAGGTCCCAGTATCTCCACGCTCTCCTGAACGCTGTTCATATTTACGCTCTGCCGCCGAAGTTTCTGAAGAACCAGCTCCTGTCCTGCCCCATCCTCAGCAAG GCCAACTCCTGCAAGGACTTCCTGTCGAAAATCTTTCAGGAGATGACGCTGATGAAgctcccccctccaccaaaccGTGGAAGCCAGCTCATCTATATGGCTGGCGG ataCAGGCAGCTGTCCCTGTCCACAATGAAGGCTTTCGATCCCAGCAGGAACGTCTGGATAAAAATGGCCAACATGGAGACCGCCTGCAGCGGTCTGGGGGCCTGCACGCTCTTTGGACTCATCTATACT GTGGGAGGAAGGAATCTGTCGCTCGAAAATAACCTCGATTCCAGCGCCCTGTGCTGCTACAACCCCATATCCAACCAGTGGAGCCAGCGGGCCTCCCTCAACATCCCCAGGAACCGGGTCGGGGTGGGCGTGGTGGACGGCTGCATCTACGCCGTCGGCGGCTCCCAGGGCTCCGTACATCACAACACGGTGGAGAG GTGGGATCCGGAGTCGAACCGCTGGTCCTTTGTTTGCCCCATGTCGGTGGCCCGCCTGGGAGCCGGCGTGGCAGCGTGCCGGGGGGCACTGTACGTGGTGGGGGGCTACGACGGCCAGAATCGCTGGAACACGGCAGAGAAATACCAGCCGGACACCAACACTTGGCAACAGCTAGCTCCCATGAACACCATCCGCAGCGGACTGG GCTTGGTGTGCCTGAGCTCCTACCTGTACGCTATCGGAGGCTACGATGGGCAGAGCCAGCTGTGCACGACGGAACGCTACAACATCCCGAAAAACATCTGGGAGCCCAGAGCCTCCATGCAGCACTGCCGCAGCGCACACGGAGTCACGGTCCATCAAGGGCGCATTTATGTCTTCG GGGGGTACAACCAGCACGGCTTCCTGTCCAGCGTTGAGTGCTACTGTCCGGACAGAAACGAGTGGACCTTCGTCACCGACATGCCCAACGGACTCAGCGGCATGGGCATCACGGTTACCATGGAGCCGTGTCCCGGCTGCATGGCGGAGCAAGAGGACGACGAGGACGAGGACATATCCAAATAG
- the keap1a gene encoding kelch-like ECH-associated protein 1A isoform X2, with protein MHCSLRRKRPACDSDFSAIVVPSMRGSGYLDYTVESHASRSFLAMDEFRRHEVLCDLVLRVTCKERATNFKVHKVVLASSSAYFRAMFTRGFKECSASEVTLRDVCPEVVGRLIDFAYTSRITVGEKCVLHLLLAATRFQMEDVAKACCDFLTKHLEPANVIGISRFAEEIGCTKLHETCRTYISSHFGEVTKEEEFFSLSHCQLLELISQDSLKVLCESEVYKACTNWVRWDMESRSQYLHALLNAVHIYALPPKFLKNQLLSCPILSKANSCKDFLSKIFQEMTLMKLPPPPNRGSQLIYMAGGYRQLSLSTMKAFDPSRNVWIKMANMETACSGLGACTLFGLIYTVGGRNLSLENNLDSSALCCYNPISNQWSQRASLNIPRNRVGVGVVDGCIYAVGGSQGSVHHNTVERWDPESNRWSFVCPMSVARLGAGVAACRGALYVVGGYDGQNRWNTAEKYQPDTNTWQQLAPMNTIRSGLGLVCLSSYLYAIGGYDGQSQLCTTERYNIPKNIWEPRASMQHCRSAHGVTVHQGRIYVFGQFTFLLSN; from the exons ATGCATTGCAGCCTGAGGAGGAAACGGCCCGCGTGCGACTCGGACTTCTCCGCCATCGTGGTGCCCTCCATGCGTGGCTCCGGGTACCTGGACTACACGGTGGAGAGCCACGCCTCGCGCTCCTTCCTGGCTATGGACGAGTTCAGGCGGCACGAGGTGTTGTGCGACCTGGTGCTGCGGGTCACGTGCAAGGAGAGGGCCACGAACTTCAAG GTGCACAAGGTGGTCCTGGCCTCCAGCAGCGCTTACTTCAGGGCCATGTTCACCAGGGGCTTCAAGGAGTGCAGCGCCTCCGAGGTCACGCTGCGCGACGTCTGCCCGGAGGTGGTGGGGCGCCTGATCGACTTCGCCTACACGTCGCGCATCACCGTGGGCGAGAAGTGCGTCCTGCATCTCCTCCTGGCTGCCACGAG GTTTCAGATGGAGGACGTGGCCAAAGCTTGCTGCGATTTCCTCACCAAGCACCTGGAGCCGGCCAACGTCATCGGCATCTCCCGCTTCGCGGAGGAGATCGGGTGCACGAAGCTGCACGAGACGTGCCGAACGTACATCAGCTCACACTTCGGTGAG GTGACCAAAGAGGAGGAGTTTTTCAGCCTGTCTCACTGCCAGCTACTGGAGCTCATCAGTCAGGACAGCCTGAAGGTGCTCTGTGAGTCCGAG GTGTACAAAGCGTGCACGAACTGGGTCCGCTGGGACATGGAGAGCAGGTCCCAGTATCTCCACGCTCTCCTGAACGCTGTTCATATTTACGCTCTGCCGCCGAAGTTTCTGAAGAACCAGCTCCTGTCCTGCCCCATCCTCAGCAAG GCCAACTCCTGCAAGGACTTCCTGTCGAAAATCTTTCAGGAGATGACGCTGATGAAgctcccccctccaccaaaccGTGGAAGCCAGCTCATCTATATGGCTGGCGG ataCAGGCAGCTGTCCCTGTCCACAATGAAGGCTTTCGATCCCAGCAGGAACGTCTGGATAAAAATGGCCAACATGGAGACCGCCTGCAGCGGTCTGGGGGCCTGCACGCTCTTTGGACTCATCTATACT GTGGGAGGAAGGAATCTGTCGCTCGAAAATAACCTCGATTCCAGCGCCCTGTGCTGCTACAACCCCATATCCAACCAGTGGAGCCAGCGGGCCTCCCTCAACATCCCCAGGAACCGGGTCGGGGTGGGCGTGGTGGACGGCTGCATCTACGCCGTCGGCGGCTCCCAGGGCTCCGTACATCACAACACGGTGGAGAG GTGGGATCCGGAGTCGAACCGCTGGTCCTTTGTTTGCCCCATGTCGGTGGCCCGCCTGGGAGCCGGCGTGGCAGCGTGCCGGGGGGCACTGTACGTGGTGGGGGGCTACGACGGCCAGAATCGCTGGAACACGGCAGAGAAATACCAGCCGGACACCAACACTTGGCAACAGCTAGCTCCCATGAACACCATCCGCAGCGGACTGG GCTTGGTGTGCCTGAGCTCCTACCTGTACGCTATCGGAGGCTACGATGGGCAGAGCCAGCTGTGCACGACGGAACGCTACAACATCCCGAAAAACATCTGGGAGCCCAGAGCCTCCATGCAGCACTGCCGCAGCGCACACGGAGTCACGGTCCATCAAGGGCGCATTTATGTCTTCGGTCAGTTCACTTTCCTGTTATCTAACTGA